A region from the Phycisphaerales bacterium genome encodes:
- a CDS encoding DUF1801 domain-containing protein, producing MAKAAKKKVGSGRSVGKATALPALRPTGAGHAKTKARGAKLATVSNGPRLLAGGNPQIAKGDGAGPVRAFIDAMPGWKRDVGRRLDALVVELVPDVKKAVRWNSPFFGVEKEDGSIGWFMSLHCITRYVKVAFFDGTRLEPMPAEESKKEGIRYCHIFEDVGLDEMQMRSWIMQAARLPGMSWF from the coding sequence ATGGCGAAGGCGGCGAAGAAGAAGGTCGGGTCTGGGCGTTCCGTAGGGAAGGCGACGGCGTTACCGGCGTTGCGGCCAACGGGTGCGGGGCATGCAAAAACCAAGGCCAGGGGTGCGAAACTAGCAACCGTGAGCAACGGCCCGCGTCTCCTCGCCGGCGGCAATCCGCAGATCGCGAAGGGCGATGGAGCGGGGCCTGTGCGGGCGTTCATCGACGCGATGCCCGGGTGGAAACGCGACGTCGGGCGGCGGCTGGACGCGCTGGTTGTGGAACTCGTGCCCGATGTGAAGAAGGCGGTGCGTTGGAACTCGCCGTTCTTTGGGGTGGAGAAGGAGGACGGCTCGATCGGATGGTTTATGAGCCTGCACTGCATTACGCGCTACGTGAAAGTCGCGTTCTTCGATGGAACGCGGTTGGAGCCAATGCCGGCGGAAGAGTCGAAGAAGGAAGGGATTCGATATTGCCACATCTTCGAGGATGTCGGCCTGGATGAGATGCAGATGCGATCGTGGATCATGCAGGCGGCGCGGCTGCCTGGCATGAGTTGGTTCTGA
- a CDS encoding DUF1731 domain-containing protein: protein MGPITGTIVIAGGSGYLGVSLAHHLAAKGATVVILSRHAPKPTGPWRHVAWDARTLDHWHHELHNARALVNLVGRSVDCIKTPDHQDEILRSRIEATRVLGQAMRLVESPPPVWVQMSTAHIYGDPPDVLCNEDSPFGLGFAPTVGRAWEEAFAQSVLPTQRQAVLRTSFVIGRDRGAGGGALARLISLARLGLGGTVGTGTQGMSWIHEADMNRLFERAITDATMHGAYIATAPNPVSQREFMRTLRRAIGMPIGFPATSWMVRLGATLLLKTDPELALYGRYLVSKRLEDEGFQFEFPHLAPAIASLVAKS from the coding sequence ATGGGCCCCATCACCGGCACCATCGTGATCGCCGGCGGGAGCGGATACCTCGGCGTCTCCCTCGCCCACCACCTTGCCGCCAAAGGGGCAACCGTCGTCATCCTCTCTCGTCACGCCCCAAAGCCCACCGGCCCTTGGCGGCACGTTGCCTGGGACGCGCGAACGCTCGACCACTGGCACCACGAACTCCACAACGCACGCGCCCTTGTCAATCTCGTCGGCCGCTCCGTCGACTGCATCAAGACCCCGGATCACCAGGACGAGATCCTCCGTTCTCGCATCGAGGCCACGCGAGTTCTTGGCCAGGCCATGCGACTCGTCGAATCGCCGCCGCCCGTCTGGGTCCAGATGAGCACGGCCCACATCTACGGCGATCCTCCCGATGTCCTCTGTAACGAAGATTCACCATTCGGCCTCGGTTTCGCCCCAACCGTCGGGCGCGCCTGGGAAGAAGCCTTTGCACAGAGCGTCCTTCCTACACAAAGGCAGGCCGTCCTCCGCACCAGTTTCGTGATCGGGCGCGATCGTGGCGCCGGCGGTGGGGCACTCGCTCGACTGATCTCTCTCGCACGACTCGGCCTCGGCGGCACCGTGGGCACGGGAACCCAAGGCATGAGTTGGATCCACGAGGCCGACATGAATCGCCTCTTTGAGCGTGCGATCACCGACGCCACCATGCATGGCGCCTACATCGCCACCGCGCCGAACCCCGTCTCTCAGCGTGAGTTCATGCGCACGCTCCGCAGAGCCATCGGGATGCCCATCGGCTTTCCAGCGACGTCATGGATGGTCCGCCTCGGCGCCACACTCCTCCTCAAGACCGACCCGGAACTCGCGCTCTATGGCCGATACCTCGTCTCCAAACGCCTCGAAGACGAGGGCTTCCAGTTCGAGTTCCCGCACCTCGCGCCCGCCATCGCCTCGCTGGTCGCGAAGTCCTGA
- a CDS encoding DUF2924 domain-containing protein, with protein MTITVSKDLAALEKMTIGELHDRYAELFGERIQSRHRIYLVRRIAWRIQANAESGLSERARVRAAQLANPTDVRRTPPKWATLGEAPKDAKKVALAATADPRLPPAGTAIVRDYRGQTVRVVVLADGFEFEGERYRSLSAIAKAVTGSHINGFRFFNLEGRR; from the coding sequence ATGACGATAACCGTTTCGAAGGATCTCGCGGCGCTGGAAAAGATGACGATCGGCGAATTGCACGATCGCTACGCCGAGCTCTTCGGCGAGCGGATTCAGAGCCGCCACCGCATCTACCTCGTCCGCCGCATCGCGTGGCGCATCCAGGCCAACGCCGAAAGTGGCTTGTCCGAACGAGCCCGTGTCCGAGCGGCCCAACTCGCCAACCCGACCGACGTGCGGCGTACGCCGCCCAAGTGGGCCACGCTCGGGGAGGCCCCCAAGGACGCCAAGAAGGTCGCCCTCGCCGCCACGGCGGACCCACGGCTACCACCCGCGGGAACGGCGATCGTCCGGGACTACCGGGGCCAGACGGTGCGGGTCGTGGTGCTGGCGGACGGGTTCGAGTTCGAGGGTGAGCGCTACCGCTCCCTGTCGGCGATCGCCAAGGCGGTCACCGGATCGCACATCAACGGATTCCGGTTCTTCAACCTGGAGGGCCGTCGATGA
- a CDS encoding recombinase family protein: MSRGTQNGKHAATPPPQCRCAIYTRKSSEEGLKQEFNSLDAQREAAEAYVASQRNEGWSALPDRYDDGGFSGGNVDRPGLKSLMADIEAGKIDCVVVYKVDRLSRSLMDFARLMEVFDRHKVSFVSVTQHFNTTHSMGRLTLNILLSFAQFEREIIGERIRDKIAAAKKRGKWGGGPPPFGYDVDRSNGSARLVVNPAEASRVRHIFERYLQLGSLLSVGEDLCKRGWKTKSWRTKAGVVRGGVEWDRHSVYCTLTNPIYMGKVVHKGETYQGQHEAIVEEETFRRAHVLMQKNSRTRGNELRNQFGALLRKLLYCKGCGSAMVHTFTRRGNKAYRYYVCCNAIKKGRARCQSGSLPALEIEKAVVEQIRCVGQDQSVLEETLSASRAQADAAIEQLDAELRIVNRGLGRNHAEIRRLATTEPASSRSAGRITDLNDQIREAERRASDIGAAVERHRAEVLSAEDLHAAFADFDNVWTALAPREQVRMLQLLINKVVFDALDSSIEVSFYPSGVKALAGGNVEGPEAQA; the protein is encoded by the coding sequence ATGAGCAGAGGCACCCAGAACGGAAAGCACGCCGCCACTCCGCCTCCGCAATGTCGCTGCGCGATCTACACCCGAAAGTCGAGCGAGGAGGGGCTCAAGCAGGAGTTCAACTCCCTCGACGCCCAGCGTGAGGCGGCGGAGGCGTACGTCGCCAGCCAGCGGAACGAGGGATGGTCAGCGCTTCCCGATCGATACGACGACGGCGGATTCTCGGGGGGCAACGTCGATCGGCCTGGCCTCAAGAGCCTGATGGCCGACATCGAGGCGGGCAAAATCGACTGCGTGGTGGTCTACAAGGTGGACCGTCTGTCCCGGTCGCTGATGGACTTCGCGCGCCTCATGGAGGTCTTTGATCGCCACAAGGTTTCGTTCGTCTCGGTTACCCAGCACTTCAACACGACTCATTCGATGGGCCGGCTCACGCTCAACATCCTCCTGTCGTTCGCCCAGTTCGAGCGTGAGATCATCGGCGAGCGCATCCGGGACAAGATCGCGGCAGCGAAGAAGCGGGGCAAATGGGGCGGCGGTCCGCCGCCGTTCGGGTACGACGTCGACCGCTCGAACGGAAGCGCACGCCTCGTCGTCAACCCGGCTGAGGCGTCGCGGGTTCGCCACATCTTTGAGCGGTACCTCCAACTCGGGTCGTTGCTGTCGGTCGGTGAAGATCTCTGCAAACGCGGCTGGAAGACCAAATCGTGGCGAACGAAGGCGGGCGTGGTTCGCGGAGGCGTGGAATGGGACCGGCACTCGGTGTACTGCACGCTGACGAATCCGATCTACATGGGCAAGGTGGTCCACAAGGGCGAGACGTACCAGGGGCAGCACGAGGCCATAGTTGAGGAGGAGACGTTCCGGCGTGCTCACGTGCTGATGCAGAAGAATTCACGGACCCGCGGCAACGAACTGCGGAACCAGTTCGGGGCGCTCCTGCGCAAACTGCTGTACTGCAAGGGGTGCGGCAGCGCGATGGTCCACACCTTTACCCGGCGTGGGAACAAGGCGTATCGGTACTACGTCTGCTGCAACGCCATCAAGAAGGGCCGCGCTCGTTGCCAGAGTGGTTCGCTGCCCGCCCTTGAGATCGAGAAGGCGGTCGTCGAACAGATCCGGTGCGTCGGCCAGGACCAGAGCGTTCTGGAGGAGACGCTCTCGGCATCGCGGGCTCAAGCAGACGCGGCCATCGAGCAGTTGGACGCCGAGCTGCGCATTGTCAACCGTGGTCTGGGGCGCAATCACGCCGAGATCCGCCGCCTGGCAACCACCGAGCCAGCGTCCTCCAGGTCCGCGGGCCGCATCACCGACCTCAACGACCAGATCCGCGAGGCGGAGCGGCGGGCCAGCGACATTGGGGCCGCCGTAGAACGCCACCGAGCGGAAGTGCTCTCAGCCGAAGACCTCCACGCGGCGTTTGCCGACTTCGACAACGTCTGGACCGCGCTCGCGCCCCGAGAACAGGTCCGGATGCTCCAGTTGCTGATCAACAAGGTCGTCTTCGACGCCCTCGACAGCAGCATCGAGGTGTCGTTCTACCCGTCGGGCGTGAAGGCGCTGGCGGGCGGGAACGTGGAAGGACCGGAGGCCCAGGCATGA